DNA from Planctomycetota bacterium:
CGAACGAATGATTGCCGGCATCGACGCTGACGATCACGCCGCCGGCGACGATGGCGTGGTCCGAGTCGGCGCGCTCGATCGGCTGGTCCGCCTTCGGGGCGTCATCGGCGTAGACAAAGACGGGTGTCGAACACATCAGCGCAGCCAGCGCCATCGGTACAAGAGACAGCTTGCGGAACATGGTGTTGCTCCTTGCGATGAAATCCGACGTGTTCACCCGGGGCCGTCGCCGCACGCCGCGACGCGCATCGCCCTTGATGAAACCGGTCATGGATTGTGAAGGGGGATTACGGAGGATTCATGTGGGCGGCTCCGTGAAGGATGCCCTGCTGCGGTCCACCACTAGTACGAACGCCGCGAAAACGGGTTCGATGAAACCACGTTAATTCGGCCCAAATTGCTTCATATTGTGCGGCCGGTATGGATTGCGATCATGCGAGAATCGCATTGACCTGATCGCGGAACTCGATCGCCGCATCGCGCACGGCCGTCGTCCAGTCGGCGGCGTCCTTCTGGAACGCATAGGTGATCGAGCGGCTGGCGGTGATCAAGGCGCCTTGCCCATCGCTGTTGAAACACGCGCGGACGTCGTCGGCCGACCCGCCCTGCGCGCCGAAACCCGGCACGAGGAAAATCTGACGCGGCATGATCGAGCGCAGCTTCGCCGCATCGCCCGGCTTCGTTGCGCCCACGACCGCGCCCAGCAGACTGAATCCGCTTTCGCCCACATGCGCTTCGCCGAACTGTGCGATCAACGCGCCGACGGCCTCGGCGACGGTGCGTCCGTCTTTGAGGACGAGCGACTGGATGGCGTCGCCGCCGGGGTTGGACGTGCGCACCAGCGCAAAGACGCCTTTGCCATGTTGAGCGGCGACGTTGACGAAGGGTTCGACGCCGTCGCGCCCGAAGTAGCTGTTGATCGTGATCGAATCGGGGGCGGCGGCGTCATCGTCGCCGGGCGGATCAAGCAGCGCCGCGGCGGCGTAATGCTCGGCGGTGGACCCGATGTCGCCGCGCTTCACGTCGCCGACGACGAGCAGGTCCATCGACCGTGCCTCGGCGATGAGACTGTGGTACGCCTGCACGCCGTCGGGTCCGAAGCGCTCAAAGCACGCCGACTGAAACTTGACCGCCGGGACAAGCTCGGCGACGGCCTGAAGCACCTTCGTGACGAACTCGAAGATCGCATCCACGCAGGCCTCCGGGTCCGCCGGATCGACGGCTTTGCCCGGCAGACGTTCCACGACCGGATCGATCCCCACACAGACCGGCGCTCCCTTGCGCGCGACGGCCTCCAGCAATGTATCCGCAAAATGCGCCATGCCGGTAAGGTAGCGGGGAAACGCCAAATCCGAAACCCGAAACCCGAAGGAGGACCGACACGCGCCTCCTTTTCGAGTTTCAAGTTTCGGGTTTCGAGTTTGGCCCTCACCTTGAGGCCCCCCTCAAACGTGCTATCATGCTCGACCCGGTTCCGCGCGGGATCGGGTGAATTTCCCTTAGAAATGACACGGAATTTGATCATGAGCCGCATCTTTAATTTCTCCGCCGGTCCCTGCACGCTGCCCCTTGAAGTGCTCGAAGCCGCCAAGGCGCAGTTCGTCGATTTCAACGGTACGGGGATGAGTCTGATCGAGATGAGCCACCGCTCCAAGACGGTTGAAGCGGTGCATGATCGCGCCTTGGCGCTGGTCCGCGAAACGCTGAGTCTGCCGGCCAATTACCATGTGCTGTTCCTCGGGGCGGGCGCGACGTTCCAGTTCGCCATGGTCCCCCTGAACCTCCTGCACGGCGGGAAGTCGGCGGACTACACGCACTCGGGCGCCTGGGCCAAGAAAGCCATCGCCGACGCCAAGCTCATCGGCAAGGTCAACACCATCTTCGACGGCAAGGACAGCAACTACATGACCCTGCCGGACCCGAAGAACGTCCGCGCGTCGGCGGGCGTCGAATACCTGCATCTGACGAGCAACGAAACCATCGGCGGCGTCCAATGGAAGGACTTCCCCAGCGTCGACGTCCCGCTCGTTTCGGACATGAGCAGCGACATCATGAGCCGGCCCATCCCGATCGAGAAGTTCGGCCTGATCTACGCGGGGGCGCAGAAAAACATCGGGCCCGCCGGCGTGGCGCTGGTCATTATCCGTGATGACATGCTGGCCAAATGCCCGGGGAATCTGCCCAATTACATGAACTACGCGGAGCATGTGAGCAACAATTCGATGCTCAACACCCCGCCGGTCTTCCAGATCTGGATGATCCAGCTCGTGCTCGAATGGCTCAAAGGCAAGGGCGGGCTGGCGTGGGCGCAGGACATGGCGACCAAACGCAGCAAGATTCTTTATGACGCAATCAACAAGCACGCGGGCTACTACAAGTGCCCGGTCGATGAGCGGTATCGCTCGACGATGAACGTCGTCTGGCGCCTGCCCAGCGAGGAACTCGAAGGCAAGTTCTGCAAGGAAGCCACCGCGGCGGGTCTGGACGGCCTCAAGGGCCACCGCAGCGTCGGCGGCTGCCGCGCATCGATCTACAACGCCATGCCCATCGAAGGCGCCCAGGCCCTGGCGCAGTTCATGGACAACTTCGCGACCAAGAACGGCTGATGAACCCGCCGCGTCCGACACACCTGGACCTGGACAAAACCAAAGCGCTGACCGTGACCTGGACCGACGGCACGGTCAGCGTTTATCCCATCGCGTACCTGCGGAAAATGAGCCCCTCGGCGGAGATGAAAGTCCTCCGTGAACAGCAGGCGAGCAACCCGCTGACCGTCCTGCCCGACAAAATCGCCCGGGGCATGGAATCCGGCCCGCTGGCGGCGGTCGATGCGGAACTCGTCGGCAACTATGCGATCCGCATCCGGTTCTCGGATGGGCACGACACGGGCATCTATTCCTGGACTTACCTGCGCACGATCGATCCGGATCTGCGCGATCATCACATTTCCTGATGACCCCGCACTGGCGGTATCCGGACGCCCGGCGGCGTTTTGTACCACTCTGACGTGATGACATGCGCCAGATTGAGTCAATCCATTTTATCGAATTAACATGTAAGATGCTCTATTGTCATCATTTCAAATCAATCTCAAATTCGTGTCCATACGGCATGATGATTGCGTTGGGAAAGGTTGACATCAGGTTCATGCGCCCGCGATGCGGGGGCTTGTGATTTGGCACGGTCTGATCCGGCGGCCATTGGTCGCGCCGTGGTCGCGCGTGTCCTCACGGCCCGTCGTGTTGCGCGATGGCATGGCAATACCGGAGCCAGTTTGGCTCCGCGGATTGTTCCATGCGGGTTATTCTGTACCAGAATGGCCCGGGGCGAAATTCGTTGGCCCCGGTCGATGGGCGATATTTTGCGTGTTCGCAAAGCAAGCCAATTCAATGGCTTGTGAATTTATGCGCGCCGTGCCGAAGATTTGGCACGGCTTTCGCTCTACCTCCCCCGTCGGTCCAACGCAGACCGTGAGTTAAGAAGGAAAGCGCAACCATCCACCTCCACGAAAGGGAGAAAAAAGCCATGTGCTATCGGTCTATCACTACGTCTATGCGTCCGTTGTTTTTTGCTCTAGCCGTTGTGGCCATGAGCGTCACCGCCCACGCGAGCACGACGCTCTTTTCTGAAAACTTCAACGGGTACACCTCTTTCCCGGACCAGCGCCCCAACGGCGACATCGTCAACCTTGGCGTGCCCAAGGTGGCCGAAGGCGCGCAGCAGACCTGGTACGGCGCCCGCTTCATCAAGTACACGGGCCAGCCGAGCGTCGCCGACTCGCAGGCGGTTCAGAAGACCGGCGGCGGCGGCAACAACACGCCGACCGGACGCACCGAAGGCGGCGCCGCGATGCTCTTCAAGGTTGACACAACCGGTTACGAGAACATCACGCTCACCTTCGACTGGCGCACCTTCAATACCAGCAGCTCCAGCGCCGACCTGCTGAAGGTGGGCTACACCAAGCTCAACCTCACCAGCTATTTCGACTCGACGATGACCAATGACTTCTACGAAGACCTGAAGGTCGGCTCCAACACCACGACCAACAACAACGCCGTCCGCTCGTGGCTCAGCTCCAACTGGACGTTCAGCACGCTTGGCAACAACAACACGTTCCACTCCGCCACGATCAATCTGCCCAGCGACATGGGCGTCATCTGGGTCGCCTTCTTCATGGACGCCCAGGTCAACGAGTACGGCAAGTTCGACAACGTCGTCGTCAAGGGCGACCTGATTCCCCCGCCCCCGCCCGTCATCGGCGTCCCGACCCCCGCCGCTCTGCCGGCCGGACTGGCCCTGATGGGTCTGATCAATGGCCGCCGCCGCAAGGCCTGAGCACGCAACGCGATTCGGATTCAAAAACCCCGGCCAACGCCGGGGTTTTTTCATGTTTGGACCCGAGGGCCGATCTGCTATTCTGGCCCCATGATCGATCCGCCGCCGGTCCATGCGTTTTGCCTTGAGGTTCACGTCGATGCGTCGCACATCGATCCGCAGGGACATGCGTCCAATGTCTGCATCGTGTCGTGGATGAACGAGGCGGCGTGGCGGCACTCGGTGGCGCTGGGCTTCGACACGCCGGCGTACGAACGCGTCGGCGGGATGTTCGTCGTTCGGCGTCACGAAATCAACTACCACCACCCGGCTTACCTCGGCGACGTGCTGAGCTGTTACACGTGGCCCAGCGACATGGCCAAAGCGACGGCGGAGCGACGCCATCGCATCGTCCGCCGCTCCGACGGCCTGCTCATCGCCGACGGACTGAACATGTGGGCGTATCTGGATCGCAAGACGCTGCGCCCCACGCGCATCCCGCCCGAAGTGCGAGCCGCATTCGACGCGGCGAAGTTCAAGCGATGAACCGCCGTGACACGCAGACAGGGCGGAGACTGTGGGGCATGTTCCGACTTGGCCAATGACAAATGCCTGATGACCAATGCATTGGTCATTAGGCATCAGGCATTTGTCAATGGTCAATGAAAGGCGGAAATCCGTTCGACCGCCGCGGCTTGACGATCAGTCTTCATCCCCGGGCCAGCCCTGTTCGCCGACGAGGGGGACGAAGTGGCAGCCGAGGCCGTCGGTTTGATGGACTTTGCCGCGGCGTTTTTCGAGGGTCACGAGCGTCTGGTAGGTGCGGTCGCCGAGGGGGATGACCATGCGTCCGGGGTCGGCGAGCTGATCGATGAGCGCGGGCGGGGGCTTGGGCGCGCCGGCGGTGACGAGAATGCGGTCGAACGGGGCCAGGTCGGGCCAGCCCAGCGTGCCGTCGCCGAGGTGGATATGCACATTCGTCACGCCGAAGCTGTCAAGCCGATCGCGCGCGCCGTGGGCGAGACTTGCGTAGCGCTCGATTGTAAAGACCTCTGCG
Protein-coding regions in this window:
- the pyrF gene encoding orotidine-5'-phosphate decarboxylase, with product MAHFADTLLEAVARKGAPVCVGIDPVVERLPGKAVDPADPEACVDAIFEFVTKVLQAVAELVPAVKFQSACFERFGPDGVQAYHSLIAEARSMDLLVVGDVKRGDIGSTAEHYAAAALLDPPGDDDAAAPDSITINSYFGRDGVEPFVNVAAQHGKGVFALVRTSNPGGDAIQSLVLKDGRTVAEAVGALIAQFGEAHVGESGFSLLGAVVGATKPGDAAKLRSIMPRQIFLVPGFGAQGGSADDVRACFNSDGQGALITASRSITYAFQKDAADWTTAVRDAAIEFRDQVNAILA
- the serC gene encoding 3-phosphoserine/phosphohydroxythreonine transaminase — encoded protein: MSRIFNFSAGPCTLPLEVLEAAKAQFVDFNGTGMSLIEMSHRSKTVEAVHDRALALVRETLSLPANYHVLFLGAGATFQFAMVPLNLLHGGKSADYTHSGAWAKKAIADAKLIGKVNTIFDGKDSNYMTLPDPKNVRASAGVEYLHLTSNETIGGVQWKDFPSVDVPLVSDMSSDIMSRPIPIEKFGLIYAGAQKNIGPAGVALVIIRDDMLAKCPGNLPNYMNYAEHVSNNSMLNTPPVFQIWMIQLVLEWLKGKGGLAWAQDMATKRSKILYDAINKHAGYYKCPVDERYRSTMNVVWRLPSEELEGKFCKEATAAGLDGLKGHRSVGGCRASIYNAMPIEGAQALAQFMDNFATKNG
- a CDS encoding DUF971 domain-containing protein, which produces MNPPRPTHLDLDKTKALTVTWTDGTVSVYPIAYLRKMSPSAEMKVLREQQASNPLTVLPDKIARGMESGPLAAVDAELVGNYAIRIRFSDGHDTGIYSWTYLRTIDPDLRDHHIS
- a CDS encoding acyl-CoA thioesterase, whose protein sequence is MIDPPPVHAFCLEVHVDASHIDPQGHASNVCIVSWMNEAAWRHSVALGFDTPAYERVGGMFVVRRHEINYHHPAYLGDVLSCYTWPSDMAKATAERRHRIVRRSDGLLIADGLNMWAYLDRKTLRPTRIPPEVRAAFDAAKFKR
- a CDS encoding protein-L-isoaspartate(D-aspartate) O-methyltransferase → MIDTQLRARGIVNARVLDAMRTVPRHVFLDPSLHRRAYDDAALPTTDDQTISQPYMVAVMTQTLGVDPTHRVLEIGTGSGYQTMILARLAAEVFTIERYASLAHGARDRLDSFGVTNVHIHLGDGTLGWPDLAPFDRILVTAGAPKPPPALIDQLADPGRMVIPLGDRTYQTLVTLEKRRGKVHQTDGLGCHFVPLVGEQGWPGDED